The genome window TCGGCGGTCGCGGCCTCGGGCGCCAGCACGCTGACGCTCTCGTGGAGGCATTCGCCAAGGCCGCTGCGCGGGTCGAGGATGTGGCCGGGGCCTGTCGTGCCGCCGAAGCGGAAGCCGGACGCGCTCGACGTGGCGATGGCGCGGTCGACGAGATCGATCCGCTCGCCGCTGCCGGCGATGCCCACTTGCCATGGCGAGCCGTCGGGGCGGCGGCCGAGCGCGCGGATCTCGCCGACATCGGCGAGGGTGCTGGTGACGCCGCCGGCGCGCAGCAGCTCGACGATCCTGTCGGTGATGAACCCTTGGGCGATGCCGTTCAGCGTCAGCGCCATGCCGGGCCGGGAAAAGGCGATGCGGTCGCGGTTGAAGGCAACCTTGTCGAGACCGACGATCGCGAGCGCCCGTTCGATGATTTCAGGCGACGGGCCGGCGGGGTCGGCGCCCGGCGCGGCGAAATGGTCGGCATAGGCCAGCCACAGCGGCTGGATCGTCGGGTCGAACGCGCCGCCGCTCAGGGTCCAGACGGTGCGGCTCACCTCCAGAACCTCCACCAGCTCCGCCGGAGGGGCGGCAAGCGCGCCTTGCCGGTTGAGCGTCGAGAGCGTCGAATCCGGCCGGTAGAGGCTGAAGATGTGTTCCAGCCGGGCGATCTCGCCGGCGGCGCGGGCGATGAGGCGTTCTCCTTGCGCCCGGTCGGGATGGTGGACGATCAGCTCGGCAGCGGCGCCGAGCGCGCGCCCGCGCCAGCGGACGGCCTCGGCCGGCACGGCCGCGGCTCCGAAGGGCAGGAGGGCAAGGCCGGTCGCTGCTGCCGAGATGCCGATGAAGCGGCGGCGGGTCGGGGTTGCCTGCATGGCCTTGCCGCCTCAGTGGTTTCCGTGCGGGGGGATCGCGCCGACGGGCTCGGTGTCTTCGTCCTCGTCCGCATCAGGGCCGCCGAGCACGTAGTCGAGCGGGATGTCGTCGAAGCGCATCACCTCGCCGCCATTGGCGGCAGCGAAGGCGCGGGCGGCGTCCTCGGTCGAGAACGGCACGGTCTCGGCGGTGCCCATGCCGCCGCGCTGGCGGCTGCCGAGGACGAAGAAGGCGGTTTTGGCGTCGATCCAGTTGTCCGCGCCGGGCTGCTCCCAGCTTTCCGCCACGGCCATGTCGGAGACGTAGATCGCGGCGATGTTCTTCGGCTCGTCCGGCAGCATGGTGAAGGCGACCGCGTCGCGGGCCGAGGAGAACCAGATCGCCTCGGGGATGCGCGTCAGGATGATCTGGCCCTTCGGCCCGTCATGCTCCAGCACGTTCATGCCGCAATAGCGGCCGATGGCCTCGGCATCGAGCGTGAAGGGGTCGAGCATCGGCAGCTCCTCCTGCTGCGAGCAGCCGGCGATGAGCGCGAGCACGACGAAAAGCGGGGCGGCGAGGGGGAAACGCATCACAACTCCCTGCGTGAGAAGACGAAGATCGCGGCGGCGAGCGGAACCAGCGCCCAGGCGAGAAGCGCGGCGAGAAGGGCGGCCGGCACGAGCGTCGCGATGTCGGCGACGCCGCCCATGCCGGAGATGGCCCCGGCCGAGCCGCTGCCGAGATTGATCAGGCGATAGGCGTCGGTCGGGTTCATCAGCAGCAGGGCGTTCAGCATGCCGCCGGTGACGGTGCGGCCCTGGTCGACCACCAGCAGGCCGAGCAGCGCCATGTCGTAGACGAGGACGAAGACCAGCCAGATGCCGATCGCGACGCCGCCGGCCGTGCCGCGCTCGCCGACCAGCGCGCTGACGAGATAGCCGATGGCGACGAAGACCGCGCCGAGCAGAACCGACGAGCCGATCAGCGAGGCGAAGGCGGCCCAGCTCTCGCGGCCGATGTCGCCGCCGGTGAAGGCGAGCGCGAGCGCGGCACAGCCGTAGCCGACCAGCGTCGAGAAACCGAGGATGGCGAGATGGCCGATGAACTTGCCGACGATGACCTGCCAGCGCCGCACCGGATAAGAGAGCAGCAGCAGCATGGTGCCGCGCTCCATCTCGCCGACCACGGCGTCGTGCGAGATCAGCAGCGCGATCAGCGGCACGAGGAAGACGGAGAGGCTCGA of Aquamicrobium sp. contains these proteins:
- a CDS encoding FAD:protein FMN transferase produces the protein MQATPTRRRFIGISAAATGLALLPFGAAAVPAEAVRWRGRALGAAAELIVHHPDRAQGERLIARAAGEIARLEHIFSLYRPDSTLSTLNRQGALAAPPAELVEVLEVSRTVWTLSGGAFDPTIQPLWLAYADHFAAPGADPAGPSPEIIERALAIVGLDKVAFNRDRIAFSRPGMALTLNGIAQGFITDRIVELLRAGGVTSTLADVGEIRALGRRPDGSPWQVGIAGSGERIDLVDRAIATSSASGFRFGGTTGPGHILDPRSGLGECLHESVSVLAPEAATADALATAFCLMETARIEALLPSLPGVEVRLS
- a CDS encoding nitrous oxide reductase accessory protein NosL encodes the protein MRFPLAAPLFVVLALIAGCSQQEELPMLDPFTLDAEAIGRYCGMNVLEHDGPKGQIILTRIPEAIWFSSARDAVAFTMLPDEPKNIAAIYVSDMAVAESWEQPGADNWIDAKTAFFVLGSRQRGGMGTAETVPFSTEDAARAFAAANGGEVMRFDDIPLDYVLGGPDADEDEDTEPVGAIPPHGNH
- a CDS encoding ABC transporter permease; this translates as MSTILVIAEKEIREGLRNRWVLATTLLLATLALSLTFLGSAPTGNVGASPLDVVIVSLSSLSVFLVPLIALLISHDAVVGEMERGTMLLLLSYPVRRWQVIVGKFIGHLAILGFSTLVGYGCAALALAFTGGDIGRESWAAFASLIGSSVLLGAVFVAIGYLVSALVGERGTAGGVAIGIWLVFVLVYDMALLGLLVVDQGRTVTGGMLNALLLMNPTDAYRLINLGSGSAGAISGMGGVADIATLVPAALLAALLAWALVPLAAAIFVFSRREL